Proteins from a genomic interval of Yoonia sp. GPGPB17:
- a CDS encoding ATP-dependent DNA helicase — protein sequence MNAPSITFSDDQAEAWDNVTVALRQSGIDLDDSLLQPPRSDTTSVMAVIGKAGSGKTMLLAKLYHALDEAGVDVISGDWEGRKRKDRRTLAILAPTNKAASVLRNHGVPATTIHRILYTPVYDPEYEKVAEWLAGQGEKPEIDGLTEIALDRAFASYQANKSVPAALAAAGLRGSDFITGWKRREEPLDIGFVDESSMLDEKQFEDLKEIFPTLLLFGDPAQLPPVQSSGGMVFETLPAPRVLTLNRIHRQDADNPILDLAHALADPQLDFHGFERMVEEAAKDDERVVMAQRVEADLMARSPCLVWRNATRIRLIHAFRAAFGAPGDELLAGEPLICDGIELPLKHRKKRLDLEARGLIKGAQVIYLGPGRKPGFSRLHVMGAEDPQVSAASIVKIEQEGDEEPFIPFAARMGATFLHGAAVTIHKAQGSQWDTVQVFAPDIYAASRMGRVEAGQPLWKRLAYVAITRAETQLRWVVRNRLARPQGALRVDDLEVPAAPLELKSEEI from the coding sequence ATGAACGCGCCTTCCATCACATTCTCTGACGATCAGGCCGAAGCCTGGGACAATGTCACGGTTGCTTTGCGCCAGTCCGGTATTGATCTTGATGATAGCCTGCTGCAACCGCCGCGGTCTGACACCACATCGGTGATGGCTGTAATCGGCAAGGCCGGATCAGGCAAGACAATGCTGCTGGCCAAGCTCTATCACGCACTTGATGAGGCGGGTGTCGATGTCATTTCCGGTGACTGGGAGGGGCGCAAACGCAAGGACCGGCGGACCTTGGCGATCCTGGCGCCAACCAACAAAGCCGCAAGTGTGCTGCGCAACCATGGTGTCCCTGCGACGACAATCCACCGGATTCTTTACACGCCTGTTTATGACCCTGAATATGAAAAGGTCGCTGAATGGCTGGCCGGGCAGGGCGAAAAGCCAGAGATTGACGGGCTGACAGAGATTGCTCTGGACCGCGCCTTTGCCTCTTATCAGGCGAATAAATCGGTTCCCGCGGCGTTGGCGGCAGCAGGATTGCGCGGCAGCGATTTCATCACCGGATGGAAACGTCGCGAAGAACCGCTGGATATTGGCTTTGTCGACGAAAGCTCGATGTTGGATGAAAAGCAGTTTGAGGATCTGAAAGAGATTTTCCCGACACTTTTGCTTTTTGGAGACCCGGCGCAGTTGCCGCCTGTGCAGTCCAGTGGCGGCATGGTGTTCGAAACCTTGCCTGCGCCACGGGTCTTGACGCTCAACCGCATTCACCGGCAAGACGCAGACAACCCGATCCTTGATTTGGCTCATGCGCTGGCTGATCCGCAACTGGATTTCCACGGATTTGAGCGGATGGTCGAAGAGGCCGCAAAAGACGATGAGCGTGTTGTGATGGCCCAGCGTGTCGAGGCCGATCTGATGGCCCGCTCACCGTGTTTGGTCTGGCGTAACGCGACACGTATTCGTCTTATCCATGCTTTCCGCGCCGCCTTTGGCGCGCCGGGGGATGAGTTACTGGCGGGCGAGCCGCTGATTTGTGACGGGATCGAACTGCCGCTCAAGCACCGCAAGAAGCGTCTCGACCTCGAAGCGCGTGGCCTCATCAAAGGCGCGCAGGTCATCTACCTTGGGCCGGGGCGCAAGCCGGGGTTTTCGCGCTTGCACGTGATGGGGGCAGAGGACCCACAGGTCAGTGCCGCGAGTATCGTGAAGATTGAGCAGGAAGGCGATGAAGAGCCGTTCATACCCTTTGCTGCGCGGATGGGGGCGACCTTTCTGCACGGCGCTGCCGTGACGATCCATAAGGCGCAAGGGTCACAATGGGACACGGTGCAGGTCTTTGCGCCTGATATCTATGCCGCGTCGCGCATGGGGCGGGTTGAAGCGGGTCAACCGCTTTGGAAGCGCTTGGCCTATGTCGCGATTACGCGAGCGGAAACGCAGCTGCGCTGGGTTGTTAGAAACCGGTTGGCGCGTCCCCAAGGCGCGTTACGCGTTGATGATCTGGAGGTCCCTGCGGCCCCGCTGGAATTGAAGAGCGAAGAGATATGA
- a CDS encoding 1-acyl-sn-glycerol-3-phosphate acyltransferase, producing MTQTVSLPLWAFVLVVLFAAVTFASHFLFPSVRWFFRKRAERVIAQLNERLQRPIEPFKLARRYDMIQRLIYDPEVTQAIVEHARKEQIPENVAFEKARRYAREIVPGFSATAYFSIGIRLARWLSKSLYRIKLGTFDRKRLEEIDPDAAVIFVINHRSNMDYVLVTYLAANAGALSYAVGEWARVWPLSAIIRAMGAYFIRRKSRGALYRKVLARYVQMATRGGVSQAVFPEGGLSLDGLLAKPRMGLLNYVVEDFDADAREVIFVPVAVNYDRVLEDTILIAADRSGTRKFKPPFTNVFRRVMRHVGLRITRRFRGFGVASVSFGEPLELSKFHADGVHDLTEQIANELMKRIAEVMPVVGVPLVSRHLLQASPMMRSDLEASVSQSLIFLKEHKLPAPNRSVQDVVDDALSRLLARKLIVESEAGIAVTELGQDILSFYANSIAHHFDAGAANSGTVSALAE from the coding sequence ATGACGCAAACCGTTTCTTTGCCACTCTGGGCCTTCGTTCTTGTGGTCCTGTTCGCTGCCGTGACCTTTGCGTCGCATTTCTTGTTCCCGTCTGTGCGGTGGTTTTTTCGCAAACGGGCTGAACGGGTCATTGCCCAATTGAACGAGCGGCTCCAACGCCCCATCGAGCCGTTCAAGCTTGCGCGTCGCTATGACATGATCCAGCGCCTGATCTACGATCCGGAGGTAACGCAGGCCATTGTCGAACACGCGCGCAAAGAGCAGATCCCAGAGAATGTGGCTTTTGAGAAGGCACGCCGTTATGCGCGCGAAATCGTGCCGGGGTTTTCTGCGACGGCTTACTTCAGCATTGGCATCAGGTTGGCGCGTTGGCTATCCAAATCTCTCTATCGGATCAAGCTCGGTACGTTTGATCGGAAGCGTCTGGAAGAGATTGATCCTGATGCGGCTGTTATCTTTGTCATCAACCACCGCAGCAACATGGACTATGTTTTAGTGACGTATCTCGCGGCAAATGCGGGCGCATTGTCCTATGCTGTTGGTGAATGGGCCCGGGTGTGGCCGTTATCAGCGATTATTCGGGCAATGGGGGCTTACTTTATTCGGCGTAAGTCCCGAGGGGCCCTGTATCGCAAGGTTCTTGCCCGCTATGTGCAGATGGCCACACGCGGTGGCGTTAGTCAGGCCGTGTTTCCGGAGGGTGGGTTGAGCCTTGACGGGCTGCTGGCTAAGCCACGGATGGGTTTGCTGAACTATGTTGTCGAAGACTTTGATGCTGACGCCCGCGAGGTGATCTTTGTGCCTGTCGCGGTGAACTACGACCGTGTTTTGGAGGACACGATCCTGATCGCCGCCGACAGGTCGGGTACACGCAAGTTCAAACCGCCTTTTACGAATGTCTTTCGGCGTGTCATGCGGCACGTCGGTTTGCGGATCACGCGGCGATTCCGAGGGTTTGGCGTGGCCTCAGTGAGTTTTGGCGAACCACTTGAACTGTCAAAGTTCCATGCCGACGGCGTTCATGATCTCACTGAGCAGATTGCCAACGAGCTGATGAAGCGGATTGCAGAGGTCATGCCCGTTGTCGGCGTGCCACTGGTATCGCGCCATCTTCTACAGGCATCTCCGATGATGCGGTCTGATCTTGAGGCATCCGTCTCGCAGTCGCTGATATTTTTGAAGGAACACAAGCTGCCTGCCCCCAATCGGTCGGTGCAAGACGTTGTCGATGATGCGCTAAGCCGCCTTCTTGCCCGCAAGCTTATTGTTGAATCTGAGGCAGGGATAGCTGTGACTGAGCTGGGGCAAGACATCCTGAGCTTCTATGCGAACTCGATCGCGCATCATTTTGATGCAGGTGCAGCAAATTCAGGCACGGTTTCTGCGCTTGCAGAGTAA
- a CDS encoding H-NS histone family protein — translation MKPDLKSMTRKELEKLQVNIEKALVKLAEKDKKAALAAAQKAAASHGFSLAELTDGAVTKPTRKRKAGLKTASAPKYKNPADANQTWTGKGRQPEWFKAAIKAGTSPDAMEI, via the coding sequence ATGAAACCCGATCTGAAATCAATGACGCGTAAAGAGCTTGAAAAGCTTCAGGTGAATATCGAAAAGGCGCTGGTGAAACTCGCTGAGAAAGATAAGAAAGCAGCACTTGCTGCCGCGCAAAAAGCAGCTGCATCGCATGGGTTTTCTTTGGCTGAACTGACAGATGGCGCAGTTACCAAACCAACCCGCAAGCGCAAAGCAGGCCTCAAGACCGCTTCAGCACCAAAATACAAAAACCCTGCTGATGCCAACCAAACCTGGACAGGTAAAGGGCGTCAGCCTGAATGGTTCAAGGCGGCCATCAAGGCAGGAACATCGCCCGACGCAATGGAAATCTAG
- the deoD gene encoding purine-nucleoside phosphorylase, which yields MTIHIGAEKGDVAPTVLMPGDPYRAKWAAETFLTDARCINEVRGMLGFTGMWNGHPVTIQGSGMGMPSLSIYANELIKDYDVQTLIRIGSCGGMQNDVGIRDVILAMTASTLSTPSRGIFKELNFAPCADYGLLSSAEAAAKAKGVPTHVGGIYSSDVFYDERPDLTEQMIRHGILGVEMEAAELYNLAARHKRRALAVLTVSDHLITHEALPAKDRERSFGDMVEIALTAAFS from the coding sequence ATGACAATCCATATCGGCGCTGAAAAAGGCGACGTTGCACCAACCGTCCTGATGCCGGGCGATCCCTACCGCGCGAAATGGGCGGCAGAAACATTTTTGACCGACGCGCGTTGCATCAACGAAGTTCGGGGTATGCTGGGCTTTACCGGTATGTGGAATGGGCATCCGGTGACGATACAAGGGTCAGGCATGGGCATGCCGTCATTGTCGATCTATGCCAACGAGCTAATCAAAGATTATGATGTCCAAACACTAATCCGTATTGGTTCCTGCGGTGGTATGCAGAATGATGTCGGGATTCGGGATGTGATCTTGGCGATGACGGCATCGACATTGTCGACACCATCACGCGGCATCTTCAAAGAACTCAACTTCGCCCCCTGCGCCGACTACGGGTTGCTATCATCAGCAGAGGCAGCAGCAAAAGCGAAAGGCGTACCAACTCATGTCGGAGGCATCTATTCTTCGGATGTGTTCTATGATGAACGCCCGGACCTGACCGAACAAATGATCCGCCACGGCATTCTCGGTGTCGAAATGGAAGCGGCTGAACTCTACAATCTCGCAGCGCGCCACAAACGACGTGCCTTGGCGGTCCTGACAGTTAGTGATCACCTGATCACACATGAAGCACTGCCAGCGAAAGACCGCGAGAGGTCCTTTGGGGATATGGTCGAGATCGCACTGACGGCTGCATTTTCATAG
- a CDS encoding TetR/AcrR family transcriptional regulator, whose product MSKRPSYDRILYTARLLFFERGFEKVSTDLLAREAAVSKASIYRHFDNMADILRCVTEAEAAKFRELTPPKTETIPELREALVHYGTKLLTFLNAADTMEFARLMHEEARGNPHIGQTFFDAAYGQTQRDFALMFQLAQTNGALSDATHPMDIAEDLMGLLEGLGMVRVQLGVIKVPYVDIQKRTKRAVATILSMHEVIKQTGT is encoded by the coding sequence ATGAGCAAACGACCATCATATGACCGCATTCTATACACGGCACGCCTACTGTTTTTTGAACGCGGGTTTGAAAAAGTGTCGACTGATTTGCTCGCACGCGAAGCTGCGGTCTCCAAAGCGTCAATCTACCGGCATTTTGATAATATGGCAGATATCCTGCGATGTGTGACCGAAGCCGAGGCTGCGAAGTTCCGTGAACTGACGCCGCCCAAGACCGAAACGATTCCGGAACTGCGCGAGGCTTTGGTCCACTATGGCACTAAGCTTCTGACGTTTCTGAACGCTGCCGACACGATGGAATTCGCGCGTTTGATGCATGAAGAAGCGCGTGGCAATCCGCATATTGGGCAAACGTTCTTTGACGCAGCCTACGGTCAGACTCAAAGGGATTTTGCCCTGATGTTCCAGTTGGCACAAACGAACGGCGCTTTGTCGGATGCAACTCATCCAATGGACATCGCCGAAGACCTGATGGGCTTGCTTGAAGGCTTAGGCATGGTGCGTGTTCAATTGGGCGTCATAAAGGTACCGTATGTCGACATCCAAAAGCGTACAAAGCGCGCAGTAGCCACGATTTTAAGCATGCATGAAGTGATAAAGCAAACCGGCACCTGA
- a CDS encoding efflux RND transporter periplasmic adaptor subunit, with the protein MKPTILTVATLALAFPLHAQDTRVLTPSGDPAPIRAVKLIQAGGGAAQLERVFFGQVVARETVDLSFEVGGRLIMFDAQEGQFLDEGTQIAAMDLAPFERAVERATLQLAKANRDLTRAQTLAQSNVASATQAENAETARDLAVVSWREATDALEDATLHAPFRALVASRLTPNFANVTPGQPIVRLHDMSEVCVEIDVQERLFQSLTDVASLSFVGTSPLFDGEVPLALREFNAETQNIGQSYRVTLALPSNQVPKAIIPGASMTVTARLRNTDTTAITLPPSAVQVTSDGAQVMVYVPNADNEDGTVALVPVSVTSANGTTLTVTGLGPDQWIVGAGVQMLRDGETVLPFTGMSVE; encoded by the coding sequence ATGAAGCCCACGATCTTAACAGTAGCCACTCTTGCTTTGGCCTTTCCATTGCATGCCCAAGACACACGGGTTTTGACACCGTCGGGCGATCCCGCGCCAATACGGGCAGTCAAATTGATCCAGGCTGGGGGCGGAGCAGCACAGCTGGAACGGGTCTTTTTCGGTCAGGTCGTGGCGCGCGAAACGGTTGACCTGTCGTTTGAAGTTGGTGGGCGATTGATCATGTTTGATGCCCAAGAAGGCCAGTTTCTGGACGAAGGCACCCAAATTGCCGCGATGGATTTGGCACCATTTGAACGAGCGGTAGAGCGTGCAACGCTGCAGCTTGCGAAAGCCAATCGTGACCTGACACGCGCACAAACACTGGCACAATCAAATGTCGCATCGGCCACACAGGCAGAAAACGCCGAGACGGCCCGTGATCTTGCCGTTGTGTCTTGGCGTGAAGCGACAGATGCCCTTGAAGATGCCACACTTCATGCGCCTTTTCGCGCACTCGTGGCATCCCGCCTAACGCCAAACTTTGCCAACGTAACGCCGGGTCAACCCATCGTGCGCCTGCACGACATGTCCGAGGTCTGTGTTGAAATCGACGTGCAAGAGCGCCTATTCCAGAGCCTAACCGATGTCGCCAGCCTTAGTTTTGTTGGCACATCTCCTTTATTTGATGGTGAAGTACCTCTGGCCTTGCGTGAATTCAACGCAGAAACTCAAAACATCGGCCAAAGCTACCGCGTTACCCTTGCCTTGCCTTCCAACCAAGTCCCCAAAGCCATTATTCCTGGTGCGTCAATGACCGTGACCGCGCGGCTACGCAACACCGACACTACCGCGATCACTCTACCCCCGTCAGCGGTTCAGGTTACCAGTGATGGCGCACAGGTCATGGTTTACGTTCCCAATGCCGACAATGAAGACGGGACGGTTGCTCTGGTGCCTGTAAGTGTAACCTCTGCCAATGGCACAACGCTTACTGTGACCGGGCTTGGCCCGGATCAATGGATCGTCGGCGCAGGTGTTCAAATGCTGCGCGATGGCGAAACCGTACTTCCATTCACAGGCATGAGCGTGGAGTAA
- a CDS encoding efflux RND transporter permease subunit gives MKIARFSIEYPIYTWLFMAFALVGGVVGYVSVGKLEDPTFTLKSALVITPYPGATAKEVATEISEVLEAEIQQMDEIKTVTSRNTQGSSVIEVEVKDQFGGDELPQIWDDLRDRVADARAALPSDALPTIVNDDFGDVFGILYAVSAPGFSDAEIWDIATFMRRDLLTVEGVANVEIQGLPEEAIFIEPSSQIVSSLGIDPGLIFGVINASTAINPTGFVSNGSANLRIQGPSAEDSVSEISGLTFGFQGEVLNLLDIAQVSRGRVDDPEHIVRHNEQEVFTLGVSGLLSENIVAVGQRVEAELNILEDLLPVGVTVTPIYEQHRVVDDANGSFLVSLAMSVSVVIGVLALFMGRRAAVVVGVSLLLTVTSTFFFMYLLDVKVERISLGALIIAMGMLVDNGIVIAESMQQEMRKGRTSREAADTASKKTQVPLLGATIIGIMAFAGIGLSPDATGEFMFSLFAVIAISLLLSWFVAVTVTPLLGHYLFRTGDLIGDDTGYNGAVFRAYGGLVRQALKFRWLVIFGLIGTTVACVIAFAQVRQQFFPPANTPLFYLEYKAAQGTAIDEVSNDLAVIEEWLLARDDVEAVTATIGQGLTRFILTYNPARRDSSYGQLVIHATASEAIPELRAELDQFGIKALPWAELQTKRIIYGPPVGSDIEVRFSGPDPEVLRELAGQATDILRDATPLLHSEHSDWREQEIITRPIYAEDRAQAAGIARGDIANAIALATNGIPAGTYRERDRLIDIIVRTPREETARDGQLLDQIVYSNAIGGYLPLSQVIDGFAVVAQNPVIERRNRVPTITVQANVIEGLTPPTVFADIRPLVEAIDLPTGYRLEWGGEFESAGEAQASLGRQMPLAFGTMLLITLLLFGKLRQTAVIWTIVPMAINGVAVGLLYANLAFSFTAMLGLLSLSGMLIKNAIVLVDEIDAQKAEGLPQDRSIVVASVSRLRPVVLAARTTILGMLPLLADGFFAAMAVTIMGGLGFASILTLIGVPVLYHTYLRKERRIDKRAALAMAVA, from the coding sequence ATGAAAATTGCGCGTTTCTCGATTGAATATCCAATCTACACATGGCTCTTCATGGCATTCGCACTGGTCGGTGGCGTAGTTGGCTATGTGTCAGTCGGGAAACTAGAAGATCCAACGTTTACGCTAAAATCCGCGCTCGTCATTACGCCGTATCCCGGTGCGACAGCGAAAGAGGTCGCGACGGAGATTTCGGAAGTACTGGAAGCTGAGATCCAGCAGATGGACGAAATCAAGACGGTCACATCGCGCAACACCCAGGGCAGTTCGGTGATCGAGGTTGAAGTCAAAGACCAGTTTGGCGGCGATGAATTGCCCCAAATCTGGGACGACCTGCGTGACCGGGTCGCGGATGCGCGCGCGGCTTTACCTTCTGATGCACTGCCTACCATCGTCAACGATGACTTTGGCGATGTGTTTGGCATTCTTTACGCCGTGTCGGCCCCTGGGTTTTCAGATGCCGAAATCTGGGATATCGCCACCTTCATGCGCCGGGATTTGCTGACCGTCGAAGGCGTCGCAAACGTCGAAATTCAGGGGCTCCCGGAGGAGGCGATTTTTATCGAACCATCCTCTCAGATCGTGTCATCTCTTGGCATTGATCCAGGGCTGATTTTTGGCGTGATCAATGCGTCAACGGCAATAAACCCAACAGGCTTTGTCAGCAACGGAAGCGCAAATCTGCGGATTCAAGGCCCCTCGGCAGAGGACAGTGTAAGCGAGATAAGCGGCCTCACATTCGGGTTTCAGGGTGAGGTTCTGAACCTGCTCGATATCGCTCAAGTCAGCCGGGGTCGTGTCGATGATCCAGAACACATTGTGCGTCACAACGAGCAAGAGGTGTTTACTCTTGGCGTATCTGGATTGCTATCTGAGAACATCGTGGCCGTCGGTCAGCGCGTTGAGGCTGAACTAAATATCCTTGAAGACCTGTTGCCAGTGGGCGTTACGGTCACACCCATCTACGAACAACATCGCGTGGTGGACGATGCCAACGGCAGCTTCCTTGTTTCGCTAGCGATGTCAGTGAGTGTCGTGATCGGGGTTTTGGCACTGTTCATGGGACGGCGCGCCGCAGTTGTAGTTGGTGTATCGCTGTTGCTGACAGTCACATCCACCTTCTTTTTTATGTATCTGCTTGATGTCAAAGTCGAACGTATCAGTCTTGGTGCACTGATCATTGCAATGGGCATGTTAGTCGACAACGGTATCGTGATCGCCGAAAGCATGCAGCAAGAAATGCGCAAAGGGCGCACATCCCGCGAGGCTGCAGATACTGCGTCAAAGAAAACCCAAGTTCCACTGCTGGGGGCGACGATCATCGGCATCATGGCCTTTGCGGGTATCGGCCTATCACCTGACGCGACGGGCGAATTCATGTTCTCTCTATTTGCCGTGATTGCGATTTCTCTGCTGCTGTCATGGTTTGTCGCAGTGACTGTCACCCCGCTTCTGGGTCACTACCTGTTCAGAACTGGTGATCTCATAGGGGATGACACTGGCTACAACGGTGCCGTTTTTCGCGCCTACGGCGGTCTGGTGCGACAGGCTTTGAAATTTCGCTGGCTCGTAATTTTTGGGCTGATCGGGACGACTGTCGCCTGCGTCATTGCATTTGCACAGGTCAGGCAACAGTTCTTCCCGCCTGCCAACACCCCTTTGTTTTATCTCGAGTATAAAGCTGCCCAAGGCACCGCAATTGACGAAGTGTCCAATGACTTGGCGGTAATCGAGGAGTGGCTATTGGCGCGCGACGATGTCGAAGCCGTCACAGCCACCATCGGGCAAGGTCTGACTCGCTTCATACTCACCTATAACCCGGCCCGTCGCGACAGCTCATACGGTCAATTGGTGATCCACGCGACGGCCTCAGAAGCGATCCCAGAACTGCGGGCAGAACTGGATCAATTCGGAATCAAAGCGCTGCCCTGGGCAGAACTTCAAACCAAGCGGATCATCTATGGCCCGCCTGTCGGTTCCGACATCGAGGTGCGCTTTTCGGGCCCCGACCCCGAGGTTTTGCGCGAACTTGCCGGACAAGCGACCGATATCCTGCGTGACGCGACGCCACTTCTGCATAGTGAACACAGCGACTGGCGTGAACAGGAGATCATAACCCGCCCTATCTATGCCGAGGACCGCGCGCAAGCAGCCGGTATCGCCCGTGGCGACATTGCAAATGCCATCGCTTTGGCCACCAACGGCATTCCAGCTGGCACCTACCGAGAGCGTGATCGTTTAATTGACATCATTGTACGCACGCCGCGTGAAGAGACCGCACGTGACGGTCAACTCTTGGATCAGATCGTATACTCCAACGCCATTGGCGGATACCTTCCCCTTAGCCAAGTCATCGACGGGTTTGCTGTAGTGGCTCAGAATCCCGTCATCGAGCGCCGGAACCGTGTTCCGACAATCACAGTGCAGGCAAATGTCATTGAAGGGCTAACACCACCAACTGTCTTTGCGGATATCCGCCCTCTGGTCGAAGCGATTGACCTGCCAACAGGCTACCGTTTGGAATGGGGTGGTGAGTTTGAAAGTGCGGGCGAGGCACAAGCCTCGCTGGGTCGCCAAATGCCGCTGGCCTTTGGCACCATGCTGCTGATCACCCTGCTGCTATTTGGTAAACTCCGACAAACGGCGGTGATCTGGACAATCGTGCCGATGGCAATCAATGGTGTCGCCGTTGGGCTGCTTTATGCGAACTTGGCGTTCAGTTTTACAGCGATGCTGGGACTTTTGTCGCTATCGGGTATGTTGATCAAAAACGCGATTGTACTCGTTGACGAGATTGACGCCCAAAAGGCTGAAGGGCTGCCACAGGATAGATCAATTGTGGTGGCTAGCGTTAGCCGCCTGCGTCCGGTGGTCTTGGCTGCGCGCACCACAATCCTCGGGATGCTCCCGTTGCTGGCGGACGGTTTCTTCGCCGCAATGGCGGTTACGATTATGGGCGGTTTGGGCTTTGCATCAATCCTGACACTGATCGGCGTTCCGGTTTTATATCATACTTATCTCCGCAAAGAGCGCCGCATCGACAAACGCGCTGCTCTCGCGATGGCGGTAGCGTAG
- a CDS encoding YdeI/OmpD-associated family protein, with product MDEIISFGWIDGIRRKLDHDRTMQVIGPRYTQAWAKSYKDRAARLIADGRMTNAGLRSIAASKEHGLWDYWADVDALIVPDDLRTALDSLSIAAQNFDQSAPSYRRNLLRWLKLAKTQSTRLKRIAQIVDYTARGEKMPHM from the coding sequence TTGGATGAGATCATCTCATTTGGGTGGATCGACGGTATTCGGCGTAAGTTGGACCACGACCGGACAATGCAAGTTATCGGACCACGCTACACGCAAGCTTGGGCCAAAAGCTACAAAGACCGGGCAGCGCGGCTGATTGCGGACGGACGGATGACCAACGCAGGGTTGCGATCAATTGCCGCGTCAAAAGAACATGGGCTGTGGGACTATTGGGCCGATGTTGATGCACTGATCGTGCCCGACGATTTGCGCACAGCACTTGATAGCTTGTCGATTGCTGCGCAGAATTTCGATCAAAGCGCGCCGTCTTACAGGCGTAACTTGTTACGTTGGTTGAAACTGGCCAAAACACAATCAACGCGGCTCAAGCGGATTGCTCAAATCGTTGACTACACAGCGCGGGGAGAAAAAATGCCGCACATGTAG
- a CDS encoding succinate dehydrogenase iron-sulfur subunit: MVQLTLPKNSRMKVGKTWPKPDGATNLRKVQIYRWNPDDGKNPQLDTYFVDMDTCGPMVLDALIKIKNEIDPTLTFRRSCREGICGSCAMNIDGINTLACIYGMDEVKGDVKIYPLPHMPVIKDLIPDLTHFYAQHASVMPWLETKTNRPAKEWKQSIDDRKKLDGLYECVMCACCSTSCPSYWWNGDRYLGPAALLHAYRWIIDSRDEATGERLDDLEDPFKLYRCHTIMNCAKTCPKGLNPAKAIAHIKGMMVERVV, translated from the coding sequence ATGGTACAACTGACACTTCCCAAGAACTCCCGCATGAAAGTGGGTAAGACCTGGCCCAAGCCGGACGGTGCCACGAATTTGCGCAAGGTCCAGATTTATCGCTGGAACCCTGATGACGGGAAAAATCCGCAGTTGGATACGTATTTTGTGGATATGGACACCTGCGGCCCGATGGTTCTGGATGCGCTGATCAAGATCAAAAACGAGATAGACCCGACGCTGACTTTCCGCCGGTCCTGCCGTGAGGGGATTTGCGGGTCTTGCGCGATGAATATTGACGGGATCAATACGCTGGCCTGTATCTATGGGATGGACGAGGTGAAGGGTGATGTGAAAATCTATCCACTACCTCATATGCCAGTGATCAAAGATTTGATCCCGGACCTGACCCATTTCTATGCGCAGCACGCGTCTGTCATGCCGTGGCTTGAGACCAAGACCAATCGTCCAGCCAAAGAGTGGAAGCAATCAATCGATGACCGCAAAAAGCTTGATGGCCTGTATGAATGCGTGATGTGCGCATGTTGTTCGACCTCCTGTCCATCATATTGGTGGAACGGTGATCGGTATCTGGGGCCAGCGGCACTACTTCATGCGTATCGGTGGATTATTGACAGTCGTGACGAAGCGACCGGCGAGCGTCTGGACGACCTTGAAGATCCATTCAAGCTCTACCGCTGCCATACGATCATGAACTGTGCCAAAACTTGCCCGAAGGGTCTGAACCCGGCAAAGGCGATTGCGCATATCAAAGGCATGATGGTCGAACGGGTGGTTTAA
- a CDS encoding succinate dehydrogenase has protein sequence MRLMAALGAASMMLAGCMQDLGPAGDVLARDAAKGVVNTAVQARFPGVDARPLTDCIIDNASSAEIIQIAEGAIVGANAATTDLIVRIAERPDTIRCTVNNSLGLNGLTL, from the coding sequence ATGCGCTTGATGGCCGCCCTTGGTGCTGCTTCAATGATGCTGGCGGGTTGCATGCAAGACCTTGGCCCTGCGGGTGATGTGCTGGCACGCGACGCGGCAAAAGGTGTGGTCAACACAGCGGTGCAGGCGCGGTTCCCAGGTGTCGATGCGCGGCCTTTGACAGACTGCATCATCGACAACGCATCTTCTGCTGAGATTATCCAGATTGCTGAAGGTGCCATCGTCGGTGCCAATGCTGCGACAACAGACCTGATTGTCAGGATTGCGGAACGCCCCGATACAATCAGATGTACGGTGAACAATTCTCTTGGATTGAACGGGCTGACCCTATGA